In Pseudanabaena sp. FACHB-2040, the sequence AAGCTGTTGCGCAATATGAGCAAAATCGACGATCACTTGCTTGGTGTATAGGTTGGATACCACTAACAGAGCAGAACAGATGGCCGGGCAAGAGGCTCTGTAAACATGAGAAATCGTATCGTATTGTTCGTGTCTATTTGATAGAGTACTTTTGGGTTTGCCCAGAGATGCTGGAGTTTAGAGGCTATCGGCTTGTTAAGCAACACTTGTGATGCGATCGCACCTAACAAAACTAGATAGCAATGGTTTAAAGTACTGGGACTGTTCTTAAGCGTACAGGGGGAGAGCTCGGTATCGTTTAGCACCTACTGATTAACTCTGTATCTCTTTGAAGCATTTCTTTTAGACGCTTAGTCAGGCAGGCTTATCTGAAGGAAGTAGGGGAGCAGATTCATCACAGCTCTTTCCCCTATGAATACAGAGTTGGATGATGAATAGAATTGGTGCATGAAACAGGCAAAACTCGCCTGTCGAGATATTTAAATACTTAGCATTGTAATGCACAGAGGCAGCTTCCAAAAGAAAGATTTTTTTGGAACACTCCTTTGGTTTAATAGTCTGGACAATTAGCCATCAAGTCCAAAGCCTAATTCATATCAAAGTTTCTAAAGATTTTTTGCTAACTTTGATGCTGGCACTCGGACTTGGTGTTTTTTTGAAACTTGATAAAGGGTTCGGATCCAATGGCCATGTCACAAGCTGCCTCTATACCTATGAATCAGACATCGCTGGTAAAAACATCTAGCGATGCCGAAGTTCCTAAGGAAAACGGTGGGTTGCCCAAATCCATTTTAAGCGTTGATTTGGGGCGAACCTCTACGAAGACCTCTATCAGTCGCGATCCCAACAGCGTCGTCTTCATCCCTGCTAACGTTAAGCATTTGGCAATGGAACAGGTGCAGGGGGGAGCCTTTGAAGCCCGTGCAACTGAACCCCTTTCAGACATCTGGTTGGTTTACCAGGGCAGTGGCTACGCTGTAGGACAGCTAGCAGAAGACTTTGGCGCTAATCTAGGGGTCGGCCAATCTAAAGTTAACGATGCTTTGGTCAAAGTTCTGGCCTGCATTGGCTACTTCCAACTGCGAGACGAGATTTCGGTGGTGCTAGGCCTGCCCTATCACTCCCAGGACCAGTTTGAGCGCGAAAAAGAACAGCTAATCAGTTTGCTGATGGGCCCGCATGTTATGAGCTACCGAGGTGAACCCATCACCATCACCATCAACAAGGTTTGGGTAATGCCCGAGGGTTACGGCAGCATTCTATGGAGTGAAGTCCAAGAAAAGAAGGATGCCAGCCTCGACTTTACCAAGCTGCCAGTTGCAATTGTTGATATCGGTCATCAAACCACTGATTGCCTGATGGTAGACAACTTCAGATTTGCTCGCGGGGTTTCTAGAAGTGAAGCTTTTGCCATGAGCCAGTTTTATGAACAGGTGGCATCTCAAATTGAGGGGGCAGATAGCCAGTCTCTGGCTTTGATTGCGGCTGTAAATCGACCTAAAGGGGAACGGTTTTACCGTCCTCGGGGAGCAAATAAGCCAACCAACTTAGACGATATTTTGCCTAACCTCAAAGAGAGTTTCTCTCGAGAGATGTGTAACCGATTGTTGGCTTGGTTGCCAGAGCGCGTTACAGATGTCATCCTCACTGGCGGCGGCGGAGAATTTTTCTGGGAAGATATCCAGCGGTTATTGAAAGAAGCCAAGATTAATGCTCACCTCGCTACGCCCTGCCGTCAAGCCAACGCCCTAGGGCAGTATATTTATGGGGAGGCCCAGGTAGCGGCGGCCCGTTCGGCCCGTTCTGTGGCTTAGCCCCTTTTGTTTGCGAGCTAGCTGTGCCTAATCTCTTCCCAACCGCAACTTGATCGTGTTCGCCCTAAAGAGTGTTTTAACAAGGCGATCCTGACATCGGTTGGGAAGAGATTTTGGTCAGTTGGCAGCGCCACCGTTTCAGGACAAAGATGATGTTATTAAAGTGGTTACGTCAGGCGAGAAAAACGGTTTTTTTTAATCAAAATGCGCTTGATCAAACCTTGTTAGCGGCTGTTAAGGCTGAGCTGTCGAGACAGCCAGGTCTGAGTTTTAGCAGCCTTTGTAAAGAAGCCCTTCACCAGCTTTTACTGGGTACTCAGCCTTACTCCAGCCAAACACCATCTCCTATAGAAAACCAAATAGAGTCTCTTCAGGCTCAATTGCTGAGTGTGGAGCAGCGTTTTTTTTCTCAAGAGAAAAAGCGATTGGAGCGATTAGAGACGCAGCTACAGCAGTTGACTCTCCAAGTTGCCCAATTAGGAGGAACTGTCCCGGCTTCCCTAGTTTCTCTTCAGGGAGCCTCGGAACCGATGCCCTAC encodes:
- a CDS encoding ParM/StbA family protein — protein: MNQTSLVKTSSDAEVPKENGGLPKSILSVDLGRTSTKTSISRDPNSVVFIPANVKHLAMEQVQGGAFEARATEPLSDIWLVYQGSGYAVGQLAEDFGANLGVGQSKVNDALVKVLACIGYFQLRDEISVVLGLPYHSQDQFEREKEQLISLLMGPHVMSYRGEPITITINKVWVMPEGYGSILWSEVQEKKDASLDFTKLPVAIVDIGHQTTDCLMVDNFRFARGVSRSEAFAMSQFYEQVASQIEGADSQSLALIAAVNRPKGERFYRPRGANKPTNLDDILPNLKESFSREMCNRLLAWLPERVTDVILTGGGGEFFWEDIQRLLKEAKINAHLATPCRQANALGQYIYGEAQVAAARSARSVA